In Schistocerca americana isolate TAMUIC-IGC-003095 chromosome 7, iqSchAmer2.1, whole genome shotgun sequence, a single genomic region encodes these proteins:
- the LOC124622172 gene encoding myogenesis-regulating glycosidase-like translates to MMEPAVLCLLLLSAACSAEVLFQNERLTVSTDSGGRLSFNYTNTDGSVALHSWTDAALGSEVELCDAQDSALCVQWGQEQKLTLLFTDDTCDHYTWPPYSTTGRWETCFDQGDLHWYGGPEQKVQHWPFEKLNFTEYSYVTKEKDSMAVVESYWLLSNGMYIYVDINVPLFLNQGNGSFCLVAENADPYPPTRQTLHLGYYVCRGEDAKQAHLQAVQKFLWKPSAVPDERMVRHPIWSTWARYKRDIDENIVSTFAEEILQNGFNNSQLEIDDFWETCYGSLSINTTKFPDMKNLTDSLKQKGFRVTMWVHPFVNFDCEPYFSEALAAGHLVLNTDGDPSTHWWNGDGGHVDFTKSEAFRAWFDRLHALQAAAGIDSFKFDAGETSWLPQLPVLSVKEDVNPNQFTSMYAEWAYEEFRDMVEVRVGYRTQNVPVFVRMLDKDSKWSFQNGLPTLVTTLLQMNMVGYPFVLPDMVGGNGYNDDVLTKELFIRWLQANVFMPAIQFSFVPWDFDNETVEISRRYTALHAQYADAILAAMRRAVSEGAPVNPPIWWVDPADTVAQTIDSEYLLGEDTLVAPVLREGAVNRDIYLPRGSWRDEADPDHPVIQGPTWLYSYPAPLDTLPYFTRVDSS, encoded by the exons ACGGATCTGTGGCGCTGCACAGCTGGACCGACGCAGCTCTTGGGTCTGAAGTCGAGCTTTGCGACGCGCAGGACTCGGCGCTGTGTGTACAGTGGGGGCAGGAGCAGAAGCTGACGCTGCTCTTCACCGACGACACGTGCGACCACTACACGTGGCCCCCATACTCGACAACAGGGCGCTGGGAGACTTGCTTCGACCAGGGCGATCTCCACTGGTACGGCGGTCCGGAGCAGAAGGTGCAGCACTGGCCGTTCGAAAAGCTAAACTTCACCGAGTATTCGTATGTTACCAAGGAGAAGGACTCCATGGCGGTCGTCGAGTCTTACTGGCTCCTCTCCAACGGGATGTACATATACGTCGATATCAACGTGCCACTGTTTCTGAATCAGGGAAACGGATCTTTTTGTCTTGTAGCGGAGAACGCCGACCCGTACCCACCCACAAGACAGACGCTGCACTTAGGATATTACGTGTGCAGAGGCGAAGACGCCAAGCAAGCACACCTCCAGGCGGTGCAGAAGTTCCTCTGGAAGCCCTCGGCGGTTCCCGACGAACGCATGGTCCGCCACCCGATCTGGTCGACGTGGGCCCGATACAAGCGCGACATCGACGAGAACATCGTGAGCACGTTTGCGGAAGAGATCCTCCAGAACGGCTTCAACAACAGCCAGTTGGAGATTGACGACTTCTGGGAAACCTGTTACGGAAGCCTCTCGATCAACACGACCAAGTTCCCCGACATGAAGAACCTCACCGATTCGCTGAAACAGAAGGGTTTCCGAGTGACGATGTGGGTGCATCCGTTCGTAAATTTCGACTGCGAACCCTACTTCTCCGAGGCGCTGGCGGCAGGTCACCTGGTGCTCAATACGGACGGCGACCCTTCCACGCACTGGTGGAACGGCGACGGCGGCCATGTGGACTTCACCAAGAGCGAGGCCTTCAGAGCGTGGTTCGACCGTCTCCACGCGCTGCAGGCCGCTGCCGGCATCGACTCCTTCAAGTTCGACGCCGGCGAAACCAGCTGGCTGCCACAGCTGCCGGTCCTGTCCGTGAAAGAGGACGTCAACCCCAACCAGTTCACCAGCATGTACGCCGAATGGGCGTACGAGGAGTTCAGAGACATGGTGGAGGTCCGCGTCGGATATCGCACGCAGAACGTGCCGGTGTTTGTGCGGATGCTGGACAAAGACTCAAAGTGGAGCTTCCAGAACGGCCTGCCCACGCTGGTAACGACACTGCTGCAGATGAACATGGTCGGCTACCCTTTCGTACTGCCCGACATGGTAGGTGGCAACGGCTATAACGATGACGTCCTCACCAAGGAGCTCTTCATACGATGGCTGCAGGCCAACGTCTTCATGCCCGCCATACAGTTCTCCTTCGTCCCATGGGATTTCGACAATGAG ACGGTGGAGATCAGCCGGCGCTACACGGCGCTGCACGCACAGTACGCGGACGCCATCTTGGCCGCCATGCGGCGCGCGGTCAGCGAGGGGGCGCCGGTGAATCCCCCGATCTGGTGGGTCGACCCCGCCGACACCGTCGCGCAGACCATCGACTCAG AGTACCTGCTGGGTGAGGATACTCTGGTGGCGCCAGTGCTGAGGGAGGGCGCCGTCAACCGTGACATCTACCTGCCCAGGGGCAGCTGGAGGGACGAGGCGGACCCGGATCACCCCGTCATACAGGGCCCCACCTGGCTCTACAGCTACCCGGCGCCACTGGACACTCTGCCCTACTTCACCAGGGTAGACTCTTCATAG